The DNA region AACCTCGCGCTGACGAGCTTCTTCGTCGGCATGATCATCTTCCTCTCGGCGGCGCTGCCGCCCCACATCGGCCCGCCGGCCGACTCCTCGTCGACGCCGGCGATCATCCTGCCCGACTGGTACCTCTACTGGTCGTTCGGCCTGCTGAAGCTCGGCCCGCTCAACCCCGAGATCAGCCTGCTCGGCGGCCAGAAGCTGATGGCCGACCGCACGTACGGCGTCATCGCCAACCTGGTCGTCGTCGGGTTCGTCGCCATCGTCCCCTTCCTCAACAAGGGCAGCGCCCGCCGCCCCGTCGAACAGCCGTTCTGGGCGGCCGTCGGGGTCAGCGGCGTGGTCTTCGCCTTCACCATCGCCGCGCTGTCGGTCAAGAACCTCATCCCGATGGACTCCCATCTCATCTTCGACCTGACCTTCCTGCTCCCGGTGCTGTCGGCGTTCCTCACGTACGCCGTCCTCCGGACGATGCGGGAGGGGTACATGTTCAACCTCAACCGCCGGTACTACCGCCTGCGGCCGCCGAAGTAGATGGCCGACCCGTCCCGCCCCGGCGACTCGCCCGACGCGGCCGCCGACGGGACGGACGACCCCGCCGTCGCCGACGCCGATTCTGTCGCCGCTTCCAGGTCCGCCACCGACGAGTCCGCCGCCAGCGACGACCCGGAGGGCGCGCGCGGTCGCGAAGTGGTCGTCCCGGACGCGGTGTACAAGCGCGTGACGGTCTTCTCGACGCTGTTCGCAGTGGCCGCCGTCGTCGGCGGGTTCCTGGTGCTCGACGTGGCGACCGACCGGGCGACGGCGGAGCTGTCGGAGGTTCAGCCGCTGGTCGCACTGGCGGGGGTCGGGTTGATCGCCGCCGGCGCGGTCACGTACGCGTTCTCGACGCGGTTCAGGGCCGACGGAATGGGAAACGCTAAAGAAGAAACCGACGAAAGGTCCGACAATGGCTGACGAATTCGCGAAGGGAATGGCGATCTTCTCGGCCGCGGGGCTCGCGTGGCTGACCCTCGCCGGCTGGTATCGCACGCCCAGTTTCGAGGGGAGCGGCGTCCAGCTGGTCGCCCCGGTGGAGGGGGTCAACACGGTCTACGGACAGCTCGGCGTCGCGATCATGGACGTGATGGCCTGGTTCGCCGTCTTCGGCGCGCTCACCTTCTGGGTGGTCATCCCCGCCGTCGAGGAGCTCCGCGACGCCTACGCCGAGCGCTCGAACTGAACGCCGTCGGATTCTTCGGTTCGTTCCCCACCGCGTAGCGGACGGCGCGTGTCTCTCCTCCGGTCGCTCGATATTCACCCGGATCGCACACGTCCGGTCGGGAACGTCGATAGCCGCGTGGCGGACGGTTTAACCGCGCACGGTCCGTCGGTTCGGGCATGACTCCCGAGGAACTCCGGGCGGAGATGCCTGCGCTGGACGGGGGCGTCTACCTCAACACCGGCGCCGGCGGACCCAGTCCCCGGCGCGTCGTCGAGGCGACCGAGGACGCGCTCGAATTCCACGAGTACGAGGCCCCGACCGGCGCCGGCACCTACGGCGCGCTGTTCGAGGCGCTGGACGGGACGCGGGAAGCGGTCGCCGCCCACGTCGGCGTCGATCCTCACTCCGTCGCGCTGACCCAGAGCACGACCGACGGCATCGGCCGGGTCGCCGCCGCGATAGAGTGGGAGCCCGGCGACGCGGTCGTCCGCACCGACCAGGAACACTCGGCCGGGATCCTCCCCTGGGAGCGGCTCCGCGAGACCCACGGCATCGAAGTCCGCGTCGTCGAGGCCGCGGACGGACAGGTCGACCGCGAGGAGTGGAAGGCGGCCGTCGACGGCGCGAAACTCGCCCTGTTCAGTTCGCTCACCTGGACCGACGGCTGTCGCCTCCCGGTCGCCGAACTCGCCGATATCGCGCAGGACGCCGGCGCCCGCGTCGTCGTCGACGCCGTCCAGTCGGTGGGCCAGCGCCCCGTCGACTTCGGCGAGTGGGGCGCCGACGCCGTCGCCGCCGCCGGCCACAAGTGGCTGCTCGCCCCGACGGGCACCGGCTTCCTCCACGTCACCGACGAGTTCGCCCGCGACCTCGACCCCGCCCAGGTCGGCTACATGGGCGTCGAGGACCCCGAGGCCGACGACTGGGACCTCAAGCCCGACGCGCGGCGCTTCGAGACCGGCAGCGTCTCGCCGGTGCCCTACGCCGGCCTCGGCGAGGGCATCGGGACAATCGAGGACGTCGGCTACGACACCGTCACCGACCGCATCGAACGGCTGACCGACCGGCTGAAAGAGGGGCTCGGCGACCGGCTCGTCTCCCCCGAGCGCTACGAGTCGGGGCTGGTCGCCTTCGAAGCGGACGACCCCGCCGAGACCGCAGAGCGGCTCGACGAGGCGGGTATCCGCGTCCGGGACATCCCGCCGACCGACACCGTCCGCGTCTCCGTCCACGTCTTCAACACGGCCGCGGACATCGACGCCCTGCTCGACGCGCTCTGAGGTGAGAACGGGTGGATATCAGGACGGACAGCACTCCGGGAAGTCCGTGATCACGCCGTCGGCGCCCGCCTGCTGGACCTTCTCGGTCTCCTCCGGTTCGGTGACGGTCCAGGCGGTCACGTCGAGGCCGGCGCCGTGGGCCCGTTCGACGAGCGACGCGTCGCAGGCCGCCAGGTTCGGGGCGACCGCCGAACAGCCCAGCTCCCGCGCCCGCGAGACCAGCCCCTCGCCCTCCCACTGGACGAGCGCGGTGGGCAACTCCCCCACCTCGGCCAGCGCCTCCGGGTCGAACGACGAGACGACGACCTCGGGGGCCGCGGCGGCGGCGACCCGCTCGACGGCCTCGCCGGTGCCGCGCTCCTTCAGCTCCGCGTAGAGCGCCACGTCGTCGGGGACCACCTCGACCACTTCCTCGAACGTCGGGACTCCCTGGTCCGACCCCTCGACGGAGAGCGCCGCCAACTCGTCGGCGGTGTGAGCCGAGACGGGACCGCTTCCGTCGGTCGTCCGGTCGACGGTCTCGTCGTGACAGACCACGAGTTCGCCGGAGCCGCAGATCCGCACGTCGACCTCGACGGCGTCGGCCCGCGCTGCGGCGTCCGCGACGGCCGCGACGGTGTTCTCGGGGTTGACGCCGGGGAAGCCGCGGTGGGCGATGCAGTCCATGGCCGGTGTTGGCCCGCCCGTCCGGTAGGTCTTGCGCCGGCCCGCGACGCACCTTTAACCGCCGCCGGCCCCAACCGACGACCATGTCAGCCGACTTCAACTTCGGTGACAGCGTGGTGCTCGTGACCGGCGCCGGCGGGACGCTCGGCAGTTCGGTCTGCGAGGCGTTCGCCGACGCGGGCGCGACCGTCTGCGGCGCCGACGTGGTCGGGCCCGACGACGAGGACTTCGAACTGGACACCGACCGCGACCGCGTCGACTTCTACCAGGGCGACTTCACCGACGAGGACGACGTGGCAGAGACGGTCGAGGCCGTCGTCGACGACCACGGCGGGCTCGACGCGCTCGCGAACATCGCGGGCACCTGGCGCGGCGGCACGCCCATCGACGAGACCGACGCAGACACGTTCGACTTCCTCGTGGACGTGAACCTCAAGACGATGTTCCTGGCCTCGAAACACGCGATCCCGCACCTCCGGGAGTCTGATCTGGCCGGCCAGGGCGCCATCGTCAGCGTCTCGGCGCGCTCGTCGCTGGAGGGCGGCGAGGGCGACGGCCCCTACCGCGCGTCGAAGGCGGGCGTCAGGATCCTCACCGAGACCATCGCCGAGGAGAACACCGGTGAGGTGCGGGCCAACGCGGTGATGCCGAGCGTCATCGACACGCCGATGAACCGCGAGATGATGCCCGACGCCGACCACGAGAAGTGGGTCGACCCCGAAGACATCGCCGAGACCATCGTGTACCTCTGTTCGGACGCCGCCAGCGTCACCAGCGGCGCCGCCGTCCCGGTCTACGGCGAGGCCTGAGCGTCCGGCGAGCGGGGTTCGTGCGGGACTTCAGCAGCCGCCCGCGCCGCCCGCGGCTCCGGCACCCGCACAGCTCGCACTCGCCGCGCTCGCGCCCGCCGCAGCCGCGGCCGCACCGGTCACGACCGCGGCGTTGTCGTTCCTGCTGTAGTCGACGCACTCGCCCCAGGCCACGGGCGCGACGTGGTCGTCGATGTCGTCGGCCTCCAGCATCGCCGACTTGAACGCGGCGGCGTCGAAGCCCGTCTCGGCGACCAGCCGGTCGGCCAGTTCGGGGGTGACGGCGATCCGGCGACACTCCTCGGCCTCGAACAGGCCGTCCCCGTCGAAGGTGAACTGCACGTCGTAGTGGCGGACGAACACACCGTCGAAGGCGGGGACCATCGCCCGGACCGCCTCGCCCGCGAGCTCCCACACGAGGTCGTCGTCGGGCGACTCCACGTCCTCGCCGAGCGAGAAGCGGGCGATGGGGACCGTGATCGGTTCCTCGTCGGGGCCTTCGTTGACGACCGCGACGCCGGTCACCGCGCAGTCGTCGATGCCGTAGCTTTCGGGAGTGACACGGTTCTCCAGGGCCTCGTGCGCTTCGTCTTCGCGCTCCCGGAGGTCGACGCCTTCTTCCGTCGAGTCGTCGCCGAGCAGCCGTTCCAGTAGGGAGGGCATGGCGTCTCTCCTGTCGCTCGCGCACGACTTAGCGTCTGTGGTCGTAGCCGTTTTCAGGGTCAGCGGCCGAAACCGGCGTATGGTCGAACGAGAGACGTGGGCGACGCGGGTCGGCTTCCTCGTCGCCGCCATCGGGAGCGCAGTCGGCCTGGGGAACCTCTGGCAGTTCCCGTTCAAGACGGCCGAAAACGGCGGCGCCGCGTTCGTCGCCTTCTACCTGATCGCCGTGGTGTTGATCGGGTTCCCGGCGATGCTCGCGGAGTTCGTCGTCGGTCGGCGCACGAACGTCAACGCCGTGGACGCCTTCAGGGAACTCGGCCACCGGAACTGGCGCCTCGTCGGCGGTCTCGCCGTCGCCACCGGCTTCTGGATCCTCTCGTACTACAACGTCGTCGGCGGGTGGGTCCTCCGGTACATCCTCGGGAGCGCGACGGGTGCGTACTTCGACGACCCCGGGGCGTACTTCGGCGCCGTCTCGGCCGGACCCGAGGCGATCCTCGCGCAGGCGCTGTTCCTCGGCATCGCCGTCGCCATCGTCGCGCTCGGCATCGAGAACGGCATCGAGAAGGCGACGAAGGTGATGGTGCCCTCCATCGTCGTGATCATGGTCGTGCTGGCCGGCTGGGCGGCGACGCTCGGCGGTGCGGGCGAGGGCTACGCCTACTTCCTCTCGCCCAGCCTCGACGCGATGGTCGAGAACGCCGGGACGGCGATCCCCTTCGCCGTCGGCCAGGCCTTCTTCACCCTCTCGCTGGGGATGGCGATCATGATCACCTACTCCTCGTACGTCGGCGAGGACGACAATCTCCCCTTCGACGGGGGCGTCATCGTCGTCACGAACACGCTCGTCGGCATCCTCGCCGGGCTCGTCGTCTTCCCGATCCTGTTCGCCAACAACGTCGACCTCGCGCTGACCGGCGGCGGCGGCGCGTCGGCGCTGTTCGTCGCCGTCGCGGCCGGGTTCGCCGAACTCCCGCTGGGGCGGTGGCTCGGCGTCGTGTTCTTCGTCGTCGTGCTCATCGCGGCGCTGTCCTCGGCGATCAGCCTGATGGAGGTCACCGTCTCGTGGGCCGTCGACAACTTCGACGTCTCGCGGCCGACGCTGGCGGTCGCCGTCGGCCTCGGTCTGTTCGTCCTCGGGCTCCCCTCCGCGTGGGACACCGCCTGGCTGACGTGGTTCGACAACCTCGCCTACAGCCTGTTCCTGCCGGTGTCCGTGTTGGCAGTCGTGGTCTTCGTCGGCTGGGTGATCGGTAGCGACGCGGTGGACGAACTCCGCCGCGGCACCGGCGGGCTCGGTCCCTTCGGCCCGCTCTGGCTGTGGACGCTCCGGCTCGTCGTCGTCGTCGGCGTCTTCGCGACGCTCCTGCTCGGCATCTTCGAGCTGTTCCTGCAGGACGACCCGACCGGGATCCCACCGCTGGTCGCGGGCGCGATCTTCCCGTAGAATCCCGGCGGCGACCTACCGCACCATGTACGGGTCGTCGTCGGGGAGGAACCGCCCCAGGTCCGCCCGGCGCACGTAGTCGCGCCGGCGCAGCTCGACGAGCGCCTCGACGAGCGCCGACTCGTCGTCGTCGGACCACTCGGCCGGATCCTTGATCGGCACGACGAGCCAGCCGCTGCCGGGGATCTCGGTCGCGTGCTGGCGCTCCAGGTCGACCTCCTCCGGGGGACGGGCGGTCATGTTGGCGAAGACGTGCCGCGTCGCGCGCTCGCCGACCGGCAGGAGGACGTGAGCGGTGATAGCCCGGATCTCCGAGTCGAAGATGTTCTCCACGTCGGCGTAGTCGCGCTCGCTCGGGACGCCCTCGGGCACGCAGGGGTAGAGATACGAGAGGAAGGTCTTCTCGACGACCGGCGGGGACCCGGTCTCGGCGAGCAGACCGCCCTCGGAGAGCGCCCGCTGGAGGCGTTCGCTCGCGTCGAACTCGGTGAACGGGTAGCCCGATTCGGCCCCGCCGTGGACGCCGGGGTGGTCGCCGACCACGTGGAAGTCGGCGTTCGCGTCGCCGTACCCGGCGACGAACGGCTCGCACGGCGGCGAGAAGCCGAATGGGTTCGACTGGCGGGCCGTGACGTTCTTCACGTTCCCCCGCAGTGGCGGGCCGGCCAAAACTCCGCCGGTTCCCGCCGGCTCGCCGGACGGCCCCGCCGTCGCCCCCCCGGAATCGGGAAACGCTTTTCTCCCGGACTGCCGATGCCCCACCAATGACCGCACGGACCCGCGTCGACCGGCCGTTTCCCCCGTCCGGAGGTGGCTCGTCGTGACCCGCGACGAAGACATCGAGGACCTGCGCGAGCGCAAGGAGTCCGCTCGCAAGGGCGGCGGCGAGGAGCGCATCGAGGCCCAGCACGACCGGGGGAAGATGACCGCTCGCGAGCGGATCGACTACTTCCTCGACGACGGCAGCTTCGTCGAGATCGACGCGCTCCGCGAGCACCGCTCGACGAAGTTCGACATGGCGGAGAAGGAGTTCCCGGGCGACGGCGTCGTCACCGGCTACGGCGAGGTCGACGGCCGCACGGTCTTCGTGTTCGCCCACGACTTCACCGTCCTCGGCGGGTCGCTGGGCGAGGCGTTCGCCCAGAAGGTCTGCAAGGTGATGGACAAGGCGATGGAGACCGGCGCGCCCATCGTCGGCCTGAACGACTCCGCCGGCGCCCGCATCCAGGAGGGCGTCGACGCGCTGGCGGGCTACGCCGACATCTTCCACCGCAACCAGCTCGCCTCCGGCGTCGTCCCGCAGATCT from Halosimplex halophilum includes:
- a CDS encoding cytochrome b family protein → MSDNDDNSEEVRTDGTGIVPPDDETPTWSERKARKQGLARLTYEYFERSRREDQDLRQQSSYVERDVLAFPTWPHEMIRNLALTSFFVGMIIFLSAALPPHIGPPADSSSTPAIILPDWYLYWSFGLLKLGPLNPEISLLGGQKLMADRTYGVIANLVVVGFVAIVPFLNKGSARRPVEQPFWAAVGVSGVVFAFTIAALSVKNLIPMDSHLIFDLTFLLPVLSAFLTYAVLRTMREGYMFNLNRRYYRLRPPK
- a CDS encoding SDR family oxidoreductase — translated: MSADFNFGDSVVLVTGAGGTLGSSVCEAFADAGATVCGADVVGPDDEDFELDTDRDRVDFYQGDFTDEDDVAETVEAVVDDHGGLDALANIAGTWRGGTPIDETDADTFDFLVDVNLKTMFLASKHAIPHLRESDLAGQGAIVSVSARSSLEGGEGDGPYRASKAGVRILTETIAEENTGEVRANAVMPSVIDTPMNREMMPDADHEKWVDPEDIAETIVYLCSDAASVTSGAAVPVYGEA
- a CDS encoding DUF7314 family protein, producing the protein MADEFAKGMAIFSAAGLAWLTLAGWYRTPSFEGSGVQLVAPVEGVNTVYGQLGVAIMDVMAWFAVFGALTFWVVIPAVEELRDAYAERSN
- a CDS encoding sodium-dependent transporter; protein product: MVERETWATRVGFLVAAIGSAVGLGNLWQFPFKTAENGGAAFVAFYLIAVVLIGFPAMLAEFVVGRRTNVNAVDAFRELGHRNWRLVGGLAVATGFWILSYYNVVGGWVLRYILGSATGAYFDDPGAYFGAVSAGPEAILAQALFLGIAVAIVALGIENGIEKATKVMVPSIVVIMVVLAGWAATLGGAGEGYAYFLSPSLDAMVENAGTAIPFAVGQAFFTLSLGMAIMITYSSYVGEDDNLPFDGGVIVVTNTLVGILAGLVVFPILFANNVDLALTGGGGASALFVAVAAGFAELPLGRWLGVVFFVVVLIAALSSAISLMEVTVSWAVDNFDVSRPTLAVAVGLGLFVLGLPSAWDTAWLTWFDNLAYSLFLPVSVLAVVVFVGWVIGSDAVDELRRGTGGLGPFGPLWLWTLRLVVVVGVFATLLLGIFELFLQDDPTGIPPLVAGAIFP
- a CDS encoding uracil-DNA glycosylase family protein, giving the protein MKNVTARQSNPFGFSPPCEPFVAGYGDANADFHVVGDHPGVHGGAESGYPFTEFDASERLQRALSEGGLLAETGSPPVVEKTFLSYLYPCVPEGVPSERDYADVENIFDSEIRAITAHVLLPVGERATRHVFANMTARPPEEVDLERQHATEIPGSGWLVVPIKDPAEWSDDDESALVEALVELRRRDYVRRADLGRFLPDDDPYMVR
- a CDS encoding glycerophosphodiester phosphodiesterase — its product is MDCIAHRGFPGVNPENTVAAVADAAARADAVEVDVRICGSGELVVCHDETVDRTTDGSGPVSAHTADELAALSVEGSDQGVPTFEEVVEVVPDDVALYAELKERGTGEAVERVAAAAAPEVVVSSFDPEALAEVGELPTALVQWEGEGLVSRARELGCSAVAPNLAACDASLVERAHGAGLDVTAWTVTEPEETEKVQQAGADGVITDFPECCPS
- a CDS encoding DUF7315 family membrane protein; this translates as MVVPDAVYKRVTVFSTLFAVAAVVGGFLVLDVATDRATAELSEVQPLVALAGVGLIAAGAVTYAFSTRFRADGMGNAKEETDERSDNG
- a CDS encoding aminotransferase class V-fold PLP-dependent enzyme translates to MTPEELRAEMPALDGGVYLNTGAGGPSPRRVVEATEDALEFHEYEAPTGAGTYGALFEALDGTREAVAAHVGVDPHSVALTQSTTDGIGRVAAAIEWEPGDAVVRTDQEHSAGILPWERLRETHGIEVRVVEAADGQVDREEWKAAVDGAKLALFSSLTWTDGCRLPVAELADIAQDAGARVVVDAVQSVGQRPVDFGEWGADAVAAAGHKWLLAPTGTGFLHVTDEFARDLDPAQVGYMGVEDPEADDWDLKPDARRFETGSVSPVPYAGLGEGIGTIEDVGYDTVTDRIERLTDRLKEGLGDRLVSPERYESGLVAFEADDPAETAERLDEAGIRVRDIPPTDTVRVSVHVFNTAADIDALLDAL